AGATCCGCGATCTCGAGGACGTCGCCGCCGCTCTCGACCGTGCTGTGCCAGGCCGAGCCCTCGACCATGGGCGCGCCGGTGGGTGTGAGGGTCGCCTCGACCCTGCGTGCTCTCGACATCACTTCTCCCCTACGTTCGTGCTCGCGGAGGCCCGCGCGATCGAATCGGCGATCAGGTTGGTCCCGATGGTCAGGACGGCGATCGCGAGGACCGGCAGCATGACGCCCCAGGGCTGCAGGGACAGTGCGATGCGGTTCTCGTTGATCATCAGGCCCCAGTCCGCGGCCGGCGGCTGCATGCCCAGGCCGAGGAAGGACAGCGAGGCGATCGCCGCGATCGAATAGGTCAGACGCAGCCCGGCCTCGACGGCCAGCGGACCGGTGATGTTGGGCAGGATCTCGCGGAACAGGATCCGCATCCGCGGCATCGCGTACATCTCGGCGGCACGGATGTAGTCCTCGTTGATGACGTCCAGCGTGGCCGACCTCGTGACCCGCGCGATGCGCGGGGCATGGGTGACCGCGATGACGGTCACCAGCACCCAGGGCTGCGGGCCCAGCACGGTGATGGCCAGCAGCGCGAACACCAGCTGCGGGATCGCCAGCAGCACGTCGTTGGCGCGCATGAGCAGGGAGTCGAGCGTCCCGCCGGCATAGGCGGCGACCATCCCGAACAGCAGCCCCAGGAACAGTCCCAGCGCCGTGGCCAGCACGGAGTAGAGGATCAGCGAGGTGCCGCCGGCCAGGAACCGGCTGAGCACGTCACGGCCGAGGTTGTCGGTGCCGAACGGCCCCGCCTCCTGGAAGGGACGGTCGGCGAACTCGGTGGCGGAGTAGCCGGTCGCCCACGGCAGCAGCAGCGGTCCCAGGAACGCGGCGATGACGACCAGTGCCGTCAGCGCCACGCCGATCTTCGCCTGACGCTGTGCCCAGAAGCGGGTGAGCACC
The window above is part of the Brachybacterium vulturis genome. Proteins encoded here:
- a CDS encoding ABC transporter permease; translated protein: MSQAMNAGPTGTGADDPTVANPTATEPIGPEGPAVPTGSTRRNSVLTRFWAQRQAKIGVALTALVVIAAFLGPLLLPWATGYSATEFADRPFQEAGPFGTDNLGRDVLSRFLAGGTSLILYSVLATALGLFLGLLFGMVAAYAGGTLDSLLMRANDVLLAIPQLVFALLAITVLGPQPWVLVTVIAVTHAPRIARVTRSATLDVINEDYIRAAEMYAMPRMRILFREILPNITGPLAVEAGLRLTYSIAAIASLSFLGLGMQPPAADWGLMINENRIALSLQPWGVMLPVLAIAVLTIGTNLIADSIARASASTNVGEK